GAGAGGCGGGATTTCCCTCGCCCGCCTGTTAACGTACAATAAAGTATCATCCCAAACAATATAGTTTCATCCCCAACAATAAAGTCTCATTCTCGACAATAGAGTATCATCCTGATCTTGCGCTCCAGAGCTAGTGGAGTATGCTTGTTCAATAAGCGGCTAGGAGAGGATGCCTTGGCTCGCCAACGCTACGATATCGACGAAGACCGGATCGCGCGCTTCCAAAAGGAGGGGCGTGGGAAGGGGCGTGGCGCAGATTACCTCCCATGGCTTACCACGCGAGACGTACCATCCCAAGGGCGGTGCCACCGCATCAAGGGGAACAAGACTGGGCGCGTGCATCACCTCCTCTCGGATATTGAGCGTAATACTTTTTACTTGTTTGATTGGGCAGATATTGTCACGGATATCCGTGAACAATTTCCATTAGATCGCAATATCACTCGTCGTATTGCAGGAGATCTTGGGATTCCCCACCCTCGCATTGCTCACAGCTCCGCTCCTTTAGTCATGACCACGGATTTCCTAGTGGATGTTTATGTTGGCGGACGGCTAATACAGCTGGCGCGAGCAGTCAAGCCGGCAGACGAATTGGAAAAGCCACGTGTGATTGAAAAACTGGAGATGGAACGCCGTTACTGGGAGCTACAAGGTGTGGACTGGGGAATCATCACCGAGCGG
This sequence is a window from Acidithiobacillus sp. AMEEHan. Protein-coding genes within it:
- a CDS encoding TnsA endonuclease C-terminal domain-containing protein, translating into MARQRYDIDEDRIARFQKEGRGKGRGADYLPWLTTRDVPSQGRCHRIKGNKTGRVHHLLSDIERNTFYLFDWADIVTDIREQFPLDRNITRRIAGDLGIPHPRIAHSSAPLVMTTDFLVDVYVGGRLIQLARAVKPADELEKPRVIEKLEMERRYWELQGVDWGIITERDIPEAMVRNIVWVHSYAEIDQIKQPYEGYFSEKARLVFQELPSHPGPTLRQFCADMDLRFSMSAGDCLLLVRHMLAKKMIVCPMDRPIDDSTPLHQFRLSQRESMRASG